The proteins below come from a single Crossiella sp. CA-258035 genomic window:
- a CDS encoding excalibur calcium-binding domain-containing protein: MSLKTWWQTRKRKWPWVAGAVLLALVIIGSLAGNPPPPVPSSGPVSVTPVAESPAGAVVPPGVVGKTPKEAKAELAALGFRDVAAESVDGRAVLVESNWRVVSVTGAGLATALTTRLVLRVEKPQPTTSSQPPPPPTSRRPEPTVEPPPEPEPTKQTKPPAYYKNCTEAKKAGAAPLHRGDPGYGTHLDRDGDGVACER; encoded by the coding sequence GTGAGCCTCAAGACGTGGTGGCAGACGCGCAAGCGCAAGTGGCCGTGGGTGGCCGGTGCGGTCCTGCTGGCGCTGGTGATCATCGGCAGCCTGGCAGGCAACCCACCGCCGCCGGTGCCGTCCAGCGGGCCGGTGTCGGTGACGCCGGTGGCGGAGAGTCCGGCCGGGGCGGTGGTGCCGCCCGGTGTGGTGGGCAAGACGCCCAAGGAAGCCAAGGCCGAGCTGGCGGCGCTGGGGTTCCGGGACGTGGCGGCGGAGTCGGTGGACGGGCGGGCGGTGCTGGTCGAGTCGAACTGGCGGGTGGTGTCGGTGACCGGCGCGGGCCTGGCCACGGCGCTGACCACGCGGCTGGTGCTGCGGGTGGAGAAACCCCAGCCCACCACCAGCAGCCAGCCCCCGCCTCCGCCGACCAGCCGTCGTCCCGAGCCCACCGTGGAGCCGCCGCCGGAGCCCGAGCCGACCAAGCAGACCAAACCGCCTGCCTACTACAAGAACTGCACCGAGGCCAAGAAGGCAGGCGCGGCACCGCTGCACCGCGGTGACCCCGGCTACGGAACGCACCTGGACCGCGACGGTGACGGGGTCGCCTGCGAGCGGTGA
- a CDS encoding helix-turn-helix domain-containing protein — MVAIGFAAQGVARVRLSVSCLWEVVAGLRVLRGGEGRVLHAPWVARTASPLPDSLLWQLVPAAPHYIPDFLTPPPHTPDLAAELAALRATPAAVVREHLDLSGIPASPEIQALHRDPATGLARLAEEVTAYWAHALAPDWPRIRALLDREVFRGARLLAGQGIGALLNDLHESVRWDGSALTVANSHCRAPNVSDGPGLVLVPSAFVWPSVLSISAGEAPQLAYPARGVATLWETPADTAETLGAVLGRSRARLLAEMSAPTSTTELARRTGMSAGAVSQHLNALRGAGLVASHRAGKGVLSARTALAEALLAGR, encoded by the coding sequence AGGGTGCGACTGTCCGTGTCCTGCCTGTGGGAGGTCGTGGCCGGCCTGCGGGTGCTGCGCGGCGGCGAGGGCCGGGTGCTGCACGCCCCCTGGGTGGCCAGGACCGCTTCCCCGCTGCCGGACTCGCTGCTGTGGCAGCTGGTTCCGGCCGCGCCGCACTACATCCCGGACTTCCTCACCCCGCCCCCGCACACCCCGGACCTGGCCGCCGAGCTGGCCGCGCTGCGGGCCACCCCGGCCGCCGTGGTACGCGAGCACCTGGACCTCTCCGGCATCCCGGCCAGCCCGGAGATCCAGGCCCTGCACCGGGATCCGGCCACCGGGCTGGCCAGGCTGGCCGAGGAGGTCACCGCGTACTGGGCGCACGCGCTGGCCCCGGACTGGCCGCGGATCCGGGCGCTGCTGGACCGGGAAGTCTTCCGCGGCGCGCGACTGCTGGCCGGGCAGGGCATCGGCGCGTTGCTCAACGACCTGCACGAGTCGGTGCGCTGGGACGGTTCGGCGCTGACCGTGGCCAACAGCCACTGCCGGGCCCCGAACGTCTCCGACGGCCCCGGCCTGGTGCTGGTGCCCTCGGCCTTCGTCTGGCCCTCGGTGCTGAGCATCTCCGCGGGCGAGGCCCCGCAGCTGGCCTATCCGGCGCGCGGGGTGGCCACGCTGTGGGAGACCCCGGCCGACACCGCGGAGACCCTGGGCGCGGTGCTCGGCCGCTCGCGGGCGCGACTGCTGGCTGAGATGTCCGCGCCGACCTCGACCACCGAGCTGGCCCGGCGCACCGGGATGTCCGCGGGCGCGGTGTCCCAGCACCTGAATGCCTTGCGCGGCGCGGGTTTGGTGGCCAGCCACCGGGCGGGCAAGGGCGTGCTGAGCGCGCGCACCGCGCTGGCCGAGGCGCTGCTGGCCGGTCGCTAG